The Setaria italica strain Yugu1 chromosome IX, Setaria_italica_v2.0, whole genome shotgun sequence genome has a window encoding:
- the LOC101763532 gene encoding vegetative cell wall protein gp1-like, whose translation MGIGRCPMDGAAPSPSGLLPSHHRPLSSLPPPPPSLPPPERNPPPSSLATVASTPVGKEPTSTLAGHRHPCPAGKEPASTSVTSQPPRVTARIRGRRAPDSGHDGVANVIESLSPSIIEAMNGVIGDEGDFAVL comes from the exons ATGGGAATCGGCCGCTGCCCCATGGACGGCGCCGCCCCTTCCCCCTCCGGCCTCCTACCCTCACATCACAGGCCACTGTCGTCCCTGCCCCCGCCTCCACCCTCCCTACCCCCACCGGAAAGGAACCCGCCTCCATCCTCCCTGGCCACCGTCGCCTCTACCCCCGTCGGAAAGGAACCCACCTCCACCCTCGCTGGCCACCGTCACCCCTGCCCCGCCGGAAAGGaacccgcctccacctccgtcACGAGCCAGCCGCCGAGGGTCACTGCCCGGatccgcggccggcgcgccccTGACTCCGGCCATG ATGGAGTCGCAAACGTCATTGAATCACTCAGTCCATCTATCATTGAGGCAATGAATGGTGTAATAGGAGATGAG GGAGATTTTGCAGTTCTGTAA